The genomic segment CCTTCGTCTTTTAAAGCATCAATGAGTGCCGGCAGCGCCTCGGCCGTCAGTTTCGCTGAATCCGAGGCATGCATGCGAATAATCGCGCCCGGGGAGACGTTTTCAGTCACGTTTTCGAGGATTTCTTTCTCGCTTGAGGCTGACACATCGCCGGCATCAACGCTGGAAGCAATGACTGTGTAATGCATCGCCTGAGCGGTGCGCAGCATTTGTTCATTATATTTTTGATTTGGCGGCCGGAAGAGTGTCACGGTTTTTCCGGTCGCTTTTTCAATCGCTTCCCTGGCGAGCATCATGTCGTTTTGAATACTTCGGGCGTCCATGCTGCGGTAATTTTTGTGGCCATAGCCGTGCGAAGCGATTTCATGTCCGCCTTTGACGATTTTCTTGGCCAGGTCCGGGTGGTGTTCGGCCCATGACCCTGATAGGAAAAAAGTGGCGTGCACACCTTCTTCTTTGAGAACTTTTAAGATGGGTACCACAAGTGTATCGCCCCATCCGACATCAAACGTCAGAGCGATTTGCCGTTTGTTTGTCTCGACTTGCGCAACTGCATGAGGTTCCGATTTCGTCGTGGTGAAGGCGAGGTTTTCACGGCTGTTCACCGAGGCGATCGCCGCCGCCAGGAAACCGCATAAGATCACAAGAAAAGTTTGCTTCACCTTCTTGCCGTTAATCACCCAAATCAGATTCACGATGACAAGCCCCCTCTCTTGCCACATTTTATGCCGCCATGGACAAGATATTCATAAATCGTTTTCCTTTCGGCGATACTAGCGGAAGTGAAAGAGGTGATCGTCTTTGTTGGGTGCATTATTTTCCGATAACGAATGCGAAGAACTTGTCTATATGATCAAAAAAGAAATGGAAGAATTGTTGTTCGACCTCGAAGACGAGCGGATCGAAGGCATTGTAAAGAGGGCGATGGAGGAACGGTATCGCTTGATGTTTCGTCTTTTCAGCCGCTTTGCCTCCCCCGAAGAATGCGGACGCTATTTGCGAACGTTCTCAACGTGAATCCTCGTTTATGGGAACGCTTTTCCGGGAATC from the Bacillales bacterium genome contains:
- a CDS encoding polysaccharide deacetylase family protein, which produces MNLIWVINGKKVKQTFLVILCGFLAAAIASVNSRENLAFTTTKSEPHAVAQVETNKRQIALTFDVGWGDTLVVPILKVLKEEGVHATFFLSGSWAEHHPDLAKKIVKGGHEIASHGYGHKNYRSMDARSIQNDMMLAREAIEKATGKTVTLFRPPNQKYNEQMLRTAQAMHYTVIASSVDAGDVSASSEKEILENVTENVSPGAIIRMHASDSAKLTAEALPALIDALKDEGYAFETVSDLLQNAHTESRLVK